One stretch of Microbacterium terrae DNA includes these proteins:
- a CDS encoding GNAT family N-acetyltransferase: MTLEIRVDDLSGADTQRMIARHLDGMHALSPAESCHALDIDGLRDPSVTFWSAWSDGELAGIAALKRLDADRGEIKSMRVDDAFLGRGVGRRLLERIIDEAVAAGLESLWLETGSTAEFLPARTLYERAGFTPCGPFADYREDPLSVFMTLTLRNAPAAGR; this comes from the coding sequence ATGACCCTCGAGATCCGCGTCGACGACCTCTCCGGCGCCGACACGCAGCGCATGATCGCCCGACACCTCGACGGGATGCACGCGCTCTCGCCGGCGGAGAGCTGCCACGCCCTCGACATCGACGGCCTGCGGGATCCGTCGGTGACCTTCTGGTCGGCCTGGAGCGATGGCGAGCTCGCCGGGATCGCCGCCCTCAAGCGACTCGACGCCGATCGCGGCGAGATCAAGTCGATGCGCGTCGACGACGCGTTCCTCGGGCGCGGAGTCGGGCGGCGACTGCTGGAGCGCATCATCGACGAAGCGGTCGCGGCGGGGCTCGAGAGCCTCTGGCTGGAGACGGGATCGACGGCGGAGTTCCTTCCGGCGCGGACGCTCTACGAGCGGGCCGGCTTCACCCCGTGTGGGCCCTTCGCCGACTACCGCGAGGACCCGCTGTCGGTCTTCATGACCCTCACCCTTCGCAACGCCCCGGCGGCCGGCCGGTAG
- the cysS gene encoding cysteine--tRNA ligase yields MTVQLYDTQTQALRDFVPSDPGNVTIYVCGPTVQSGPHIGHLRGALSFDILRRWLAHRFGRVTFVRNVTDIDDKVLANATADEPWWALAYRMELEFTAAYSAIGILPPTYEPRATASIPQMQELIARLIDAGHAYAAGDAAPGDVYFDVRSWPGYGSLTRQSLDAMEPAADADPRGKRNPQDFALWKGAKADEPASAVWESPWGAGRPGWHIECSAMSRRYLGPEFDIHGGGLDLRFPHHENELAQSTAAGDPFARYWVHNGLVTVGGQKMSKSLFNFILASDVLSERDALVIRYALAAAHYRSSLDITDSTFDEAEAALDRVRAFRQRVLRAAGADPQAVAPGAIPEAFARAMDDDLGVPQALAVLHETVRTGNTALDAGDIAAATTASGEVAGMLAILGLDLAEAAAASGAAAAEASALDSLVQSLIDQRADARANKDWAAADRIRDAVAAAGIVLEDSAGATHWNITGDRPGKKE; encoded by the coding sequence GTGACGGTTCAGCTCTACGACACCCAGACGCAGGCACTGCGCGACTTCGTGCCCAGCGACCCCGGGAACGTCACGATCTACGTCTGCGGCCCGACGGTGCAGTCGGGGCCCCACATCGGGCATCTCCGCGGCGCGCTGAGCTTCGACATCCTGCGCCGCTGGCTCGCACACCGCTTCGGTCGCGTCACGTTCGTGCGCAACGTGACCGACATCGACGACAAGGTGCTCGCCAACGCGACCGCCGACGAGCCGTGGTGGGCGCTCGCGTACCGCATGGAGCTCGAGTTCACCGCGGCGTACTCCGCGATCGGCATCCTGCCCCCGACGTACGAGCCGCGGGCGACGGCATCCATTCCGCAGATGCAGGAGCTCATCGCGCGCCTCATCGACGCCGGCCACGCGTACGCCGCGGGGGACGCCGCGCCCGGCGACGTGTACTTCGACGTGCGGTCGTGGCCCGGCTACGGGTCGCTCACCCGGCAGAGCCTCGACGCCATGGAGCCCGCCGCGGACGCCGACCCGCGCGGCAAGCGCAACCCGCAGGACTTCGCCCTCTGGAAGGGTGCGAAGGCCGACGAGCCCGCTTCTGCCGTCTGGGAGTCGCCCTGGGGTGCGGGCCGCCCGGGGTGGCACATCGAGTGCTCCGCGATGTCGCGCCGCTACCTCGGTCCGGAGTTCGACATCCACGGCGGCGGACTCGACCTGCGCTTCCCGCACCACGAGAACGAGCTCGCCCAGTCGACGGCGGCCGGCGACCCGTTCGCGCGCTACTGGGTGCACAACGGGCTCGTCACCGTCGGCGGCCAGAAGATGTCGAAGTCGCTGTTCAACTTCATCCTGGCCAGCGACGTGCTCTCGGAGCGGGATGCGCTCGTGATCCGCTACGCGCTGGCCGCGGCGCACTACCGCTCGAGCCTCGACATCACCGACTCGACGTTCGACGAGGCCGAGGCAGCGCTCGACCGTGTGCGCGCGTTCCGTCAGCGCGTCCTGCGCGCAGCGGGCGCGGACCCGCAGGCGGTCGCCCCCGGCGCGATCCCGGAGGCCTTCGCCCGGGCGATGGACGATGACCTCGGCGTGCCGCAGGCGCTCGCCGTGCTGCACGAGACCGTGCGCACGGGCAACACCGCGCTCGATGCCGGCGACATCGCGGCTGCGACCACCGCATCGGGCGAGGTCGCGGGGATGCTGGCGATCCTCGGGCTCGACCTCGCAGAGGCCGCCGCAGCATCGGGCGCCGCCGCAGCCGAGGCATCCGCCCTCGACTCGCTCGTGCAGAGCCTCATCGACCAGCGCGCCGACGCGCGCGCCAACAAGGACTGGGCAGCCGCGGACCGCATCCGCGACGCCGTGGCCGCCGCAGGCATCGTGCTCGAAGACTCGGCCGGTGCCACCCACTGGAACATCACCGGGGACCGCCCCGGGAAGAAGGAGTAG
- a CDS encoding DMT family transporter: MLHVLAVLAAAVLFGTTGTSQALGPAGTTPLSIGVARMVIGGTGLALIAFTLAARHARSPSASPRPRLGIRPLALMVLTGLCLALYQPLFFLGTERNGVAVGTVVALGSAPILAGLLEWAITRRLPTPTWMAATALATVGVLLLGFGGEAGADGTGAGTDPLGLLGSVGAAATFAVIANAQRRLLDDGWDPFTVVGAMGATSAIISAAVIPFVDLAWLAEPRGLVMALWLGIATISIAYVLFTWGLSGLTAATAATLTLGEPLTASILGITVLGEQLSALAIGGLAVLATGLALLAWGSRAPRDPKPFAVEG, from the coding sequence GTGCTGCATGTCCTCGCCGTCCTCGCCGCCGCCGTGCTCTTCGGCACCACCGGCACGTCTCAGGCCCTCGGTCCTGCCGGCACCACTCCCCTGTCGATCGGTGTGGCGCGCATGGTCATCGGCGGCACGGGCCTCGCGCTCATCGCCTTCACGCTCGCCGCCCGTCATGCCCGCAGTCCGAGCGCGTCGCCCCGCCCGCGGCTCGGCATCCGTCCGCTCGCGCTCATGGTGCTCACCGGCCTCTGCCTCGCGCTCTATCAGCCGCTGTTCTTCCTGGGCACCGAGCGCAACGGGGTCGCCGTCGGCACGGTCGTCGCGCTCGGCTCGGCGCCGATCCTCGCGGGCCTCCTGGAGTGGGCGATCACGCGGCGCCTCCCCACCCCCACCTGGATGGCGGCGACGGCGCTCGCGACGGTCGGCGTGCTCCTGCTCGGCTTCGGCGGCGAAGCCGGCGCCGACGGAACCGGTGCGGGGACCGACCCGCTCGGTCTGCTCGGTTCGGTCGGCGCGGCGGCCACCTTCGCGGTCATCGCCAACGCGCAGCGCCGGCTCCTCGACGACGGCTGGGATCCGTTCACCGTCGTGGGGGCGATGGGGGCGACATCCGCGATCATCAGCGCGGCGGTAATCCCGTTCGTCGACCTCGCGTGGCTGGCCGAGCCGCGCGGCCTCGTCATGGCGCTCTGGCTCGGCATCGCGACGATCTCGATCGCGTACGTGCTGTTCACGTGGGGGCTCTCGGGACTGACGGCGGCGACCGCGGCGACGCTTACGCTCGGCGAGCCGCTGACGGCGAGCATCCTCGGCATCACCGTGCTCGGCGAGCAGCTCTCCGCCCTCGCCATCGGCGGGCTCGCGGTGCTGGCGACCGGGCTCGCCCTCCTCGCCTGGGGGTCGCGCGCGCCCCGCGACCCGAAGCCGTTCGCCGTCGAAGGGTGA
- a CDS encoding ABC transporter ATP-binding protein, which translates to MASVTFDNATRLYPGGTRPAVDKLNLEVADGEFLVLVGPSGCGKSTSLRMLAGLEEVNAGRILIGDRDVTDVPPKDRDIAMVFQNYALYPHMTVAENMGFALKIAGVAKEERAARVLEAAKLLDLEQYLTRKPKALSGGQRQRVAMGRAIVRQPQVFLMDEPLSNLDAKLRVQTRTQIASLQRRLGVTTVYVTHDQTEALTMGDRIAVLKDGLLQQVGTPRDLYETPNNVFVAGFIGSPAMNLFPAHLAEGGIEFGDKVVGIEADTLGKAHGSEVTVGVRPEDIVVAPEDGKGLSVVVDLVEELGADGYLYGHAEVAGKRTDIVARVDGRRHPNAGDTVTLAPVPGHVHVFDIESGERLTDKAIASA; encoded by the coding sequence ATGGCGTCAGTCACGTTCGACAACGCAACCCGCCTGTACCCGGGCGGCACCCGCCCCGCGGTCGACAAGCTGAACCTCGAGGTCGCAGACGGCGAGTTCCTCGTCCTCGTCGGCCCCTCGGGCTGTGGAAAGTCCACCTCGCTGCGCATGCTCGCCGGCCTCGAAGAGGTCAACGCCGGCCGCATCCTCATCGGCGACCGCGACGTCACCGACGTCCCGCCGAAGGACCGCGACATCGCGATGGTGTTCCAGAACTACGCGCTGTACCCGCACATGACCGTCGCCGAGAACATGGGCTTCGCGCTCAAGATCGCCGGCGTCGCCAAGGAGGAGCGCGCCGCCCGCGTGCTCGAGGCTGCGAAGCTGCTCGACCTCGAGCAGTACCTGACCCGCAAGCCCAAGGCCCTGTCGGGTGGTCAGCGTCAGCGCGTCGCAATGGGTCGCGCCATCGTCCGCCAGCCGCAGGTGTTCCTCATGGACGAGCCGCTGTCGAACCTCGACGCGAAGCTCCGCGTGCAGACCCGCACCCAGATCGCGTCGCTGCAGCGTCGCCTGGGCGTCACCACCGTCTACGTCACCCACGACCAGACCGAGGCCCTCACCATGGGTGACCGCATCGCGGTCCTCAAGGACGGCCTCCTCCAGCAGGTCGGCACGCCGCGCGACCTGTACGAGACCCCGAACAACGTCTTCGTGGCCGGCTTCATCGGCTCGCCCGCGATGAACCTGTTCCCGGCGCACCTCGCCGAGGGCGGCATCGAGTTCGGCGACAAGGTCGTCGGCATCGAGGCAGACACGCTCGGCAAGGCGCACGGCTCCGAGGTCACCGTGGGCGTCCGCCCCGAAGACATCGTCGTCGCACCCGAGGACGGCAAGGGCCTCTCGGTCGTCGTCGACCTCGTCGAGGAGCTCGGCGCCGACGGCTACCTCTACGGCCACGCCGAGGTCGCCGGCAAGCGCACCGACATCGTCGCGCGCGTCGACGGTCGTCGTCACCCCAACGCGGGCGACACCGTCACGCTGGCTCCGGTCCCCGGTCACGTGCACGTGTTCGACATCGAGTCGGGCGAGCGCCTCACCGACAAGGCGATCGCTTCGGCCTGA
- a CDS encoding NAD(P)-dependent oxidoreductase, translated as MARIAVIGGNGYAGRHIVAEAVDRGHTVVSVGRRLPSDRVEGATYLVGSLLTPSDLVARLEGVDTVVVSVPARGEMEGNVRSNVGELVRELPTEVRVGVIGGAGGSLIAPGGERLVDQASFTEEYKPEALEAIGILEDLQTSDFGHDWFYVHPAGGFGVWNPGERTGSYRDGGDVLVVDAEGESYISGADLAVAVVDEIETPKHSRERFAVGY; from the coding sequence ATGGCGCGGATCGCGGTCATCGGAGGAAACGGCTACGCCGGACGTCACATCGTCGCAGAGGCGGTGGACCGCGGACACACGGTCGTCTCCGTGGGGCGGCGTCTGCCGAGCGACCGCGTGGAGGGGGCGACGTATCTCGTCGGCTCGCTCCTCACGCCGTCCGACCTGGTCGCGCGCCTCGAAGGCGTCGACACGGTCGTGGTGAGCGTTCCGGCCCGCGGTGAGATGGAGGGCAACGTCCGCTCGAACGTCGGCGAACTCGTCCGCGAGCTGCCGACCGAGGTGCGCGTCGGGGTCATCGGCGGCGCCGGCGGCAGCCTGATCGCCCCGGGCGGGGAGCGTCTCGTCGACCAGGCGTCGTTCACCGAGGAGTACAAGCCCGAGGCGCTCGAGGCGATCGGCATCCTCGAAGACCTGCAGACGTCGGACTTCGGCCACGACTGGTTCTACGTCCACCCCGCCGGCGGCTTCGGCGTCTGGAACCCGGGGGAGCGCACCGGGTCGTACCGCGACGGCGGAGACGTGCTCGTCGTGGATGCCGAGGGCGAGTCGTACATCTCGGGCGCGGATCTCGCGGTCGCCGTCGTCGACGAGATCGAGACCCCGAAGCACTCGCGCGAGCGGTTCGCCGTCGGATACTGA
- the rlmB gene encoding 23S rRNA (guanosine(2251)-2'-O)-methyltransferase RlmB, with protein sequence MAGKPGRPGAAKGGKGPTKGSGGKNKRSLEGRGPTPKAEDRAWHPAGKRKAAAERYAAAGGKGKPGGSQGGSRPRAAKKDDDTETVTGRNSVLEALRAKIPATAFYIAQRVEMDDRVKEMLSIATNRDIPVMEVTRQELDRMAGFDGVHQGVAIKVPPYSYAHPQDLLEKIIDKGQTPLLVALDGITDPRNLGAIIRSTGAFGGHGLILPQRRSASVNSAAWKTSAGAAARVPVALAPNLTTTLKEFKKQGVFVLGLDGGGDVSLPALELADRPVVIVVGSEGKGLSRLVTETCDQIVSIPIEAATESLNAGIAASVALYQVASLRDRARD encoded by the coding sequence ATGGCTGGAAAGCCGGGGCGCCCGGGCGCCGCGAAGGGCGGCAAGGGCCCCACCAAGGGTTCGGGCGGCAAGAACAAGCGCTCGCTGGAGGGGCGCGGACCGACGCCGAAGGCGGAGGATCGCGCCTGGCACCCCGCGGGCAAGCGCAAGGCCGCGGCCGAGCGCTACGCCGCGGCGGGCGGCAAGGGCAAGCCCGGCGGCTCGCAGGGCGGCTCGCGCCCTCGCGCCGCGAAGAAGGACGACGACACCGAGACGGTCACCGGCCGCAACTCGGTGCTCGAGGCGCTGCGCGCCAAGATCCCGGCGACGGCGTTCTACATCGCCCAGCGCGTCGAGATGGACGACCGCGTCAAGGAGATGCTCTCGATCGCGACGAACCGCGACATCCCCGTCATGGAGGTCACCCGTCAGGAGCTCGACCGCATGGCCGGCTTCGACGGCGTGCACCAGGGCGTGGCGATCAAGGTTCCGCCGTACAGCTACGCGCACCCGCAGGACCTGCTCGAGAAGATCATCGACAAGGGGCAGACCCCGCTCCTCGTCGCGCTCGACGGCATCACCGACCCGCGCAACCTGGGGGCGATCATCCGCTCGACGGGCGCGTTCGGCGGGCACGGGCTCATCCTCCCGCAGCGCCGTTCGGCGAGCGTGAACAGCGCCGCGTGGAAGACCAGCGCCGGCGCTGCCGCGCGGGTGCCGGTCGCGCTCGCGCCCAACCTCACGACGACGCTCAAGGAGTTCAAGAAGCAGGGCGTGTTCGTGCTGGGCCTCGACGGCGGCGGCGACGTGTCGCTCCCCGCGCTCGAGCTCGCCGATCGTCCCGTCGTGATCGTGGTGGGCTCGGAGGGCAAGGGCCTCTCGCGCCTGGTGACCGAGACCTGCGACCAGATCGTGTCGATCCCGATCGAGGCGGCGACCGAGTCGCTCAACGCCGGCATCGCGGCATCCGTCGCCCTGTACCAGGTCGCGTCGCTGCGCGACCGCGCGCGCGACTGA
- a CDS encoding DsbA family protein — protein sequence MSSDDSHNAPAASDRRDAVREKAQLVQAKQKRQRALRIGVLGTAVLAVVAVAAVVVTWTISSDASKPELSPANVADDGFAVAAVTGVGGVAADTGTEVGTDGEAAESTPTPTPTPSATEQAVDDSVVDIRVYVDYLSEGSREFQLANVQKLSEWVSEGAVSLTYHPVAMLTAKSNGTKYSLRAAAASACVATHSPDTFFAFNDALLRKQPAVDSDGFSDTELADLAQASGATPPKIVRACIEDQDYTGWVKTVTERALQGLPDTDDLALTSTPMVLVNGTPYVGALDDPQEFSQFVLTVASDAYYKATPTPTPTPTP from the coding sequence ATGTCGAGCGACGACTCACACAACGCTCCCGCTGCGAGCGATCGCCGCGACGCCGTGCGCGAGAAGGCGCAGCTGGTCCAGGCCAAGCAGAAGCGTCAGCGCGCGCTGCGCATCGGCGTGCTCGGCACGGCGGTGCTGGCGGTCGTCGCCGTCGCCGCCGTCGTGGTGACGTGGACGATCTCGTCGGATGCGTCGAAGCCGGAGCTGAGCCCCGCGAACGTCGCCGACGACGGGTTCGCCGTCGCGGCCGTCACCGGTGTTGGGGGCGTCGCCGCCGACACCGGCACCGAAGTGGGCACCGACGGCGAGGCCGCGGAGTCGACCCCGACCCCGACCCCGACGCCCTCGGCCACCGAGCAGGCGGTCGACGATTCGGTCGTCGACATCCGGGTGTACGTCGACTACCTCTCCGAAGGCTCGCGCGAGTTCCAGCTCGCCAATGTGCAGAAGCTCTCGGAGTGGGTCAGCGAGGGCGCCGTGTCGCTCACGTACCACCCGGTCGCCATGCTCACCGCCAAGTCCAACGGCACCAAGTACTCGCTGCGCGCGGCTGCCGCCTCCGCCTGTGTCGCGACCCACTCGCCCGACACGTTCTTCGCATTCAACGACGCCCTGCTGCGCAAGCAGCCCGCCGTCGACTCCGACGGCTTCAGCGACACCGAGCTGGCAGACCTCGCGCAGGCCTCCGGCGCGACGCCGCCGAAGATCGTGCGCGCCTGCATCGAGGATCAGGACTACACCGGCTGGGTGAAGACCGTGACCGAGCGCGCGCTGCAGGGCCTGCCCGACACCGACGACCTCGCCCTGACCAGCACGCCGATGGTGCTCGTCAACGGCACGCCCTATGTCGGCGCGCTCGATGACCCGCAGGAGTTCTCGCAGTTCGTGCTGACCGTCGCGAGCGACGCGTACTACAAGGCGACGCCGACGCCCACGCCGACCCCCACCCCCTGA
- a CDS encoding CarD family transcriptional regulator, whose translation MLFEVGETVVYPHHGAATIIEVKDRIIKGETKKYLKLNVTQGDLIIEVPAENVDLVGVRDVIGKEGLDRVFEVLRAPFTEEPTNWSRRYKANLEKLASGDVIKVSEVVRDLWRRDQDRGLSAGEKRMLAKAKQILVSELALAEKTDEEKASVILDEVLAS comes from the coding sequence ATGCTTTTTGAGGTTGGCGAGACGGTCGTCTATCCCCACCACGGGGCGGCGACGATCATCGAGGTCAAAGACCGAATCATCAAGGGCGAGACCAAGAAGTACCTGAAGCTCAACGTCACGCAGGGCGACCTCATCATCGAGGTCCCGGCTGAGAACGTCGACCTGGTCGGCGTCCGCGACGTGATCGGCAAAGAGGGCCTGGATCGGGTCTTCGAGGTGCTGCGCGCTCCCTTCACCGAAGAGCCGACCAACTGGTCGCGCCGCTACAAGGCGAATCTCGAGAAGCTCGCCTCGGGTGACGTGATCAAGGTCAGCGAGGTCGTGCGCGATCTCTGGCGCCGCGATCAGGACCGGGGGCTCTCGGCCGGTGAGAAGCGCATGCTCGCCAAGGCCAAGCAGATCCTCGTGTCGGAACTCGCCCTCGCGGAGAAGACCGACGAGGAGAAGGCGAGCGTCATCCTCGACGAGGTCCTCGCTTCCTGA
- the ispD gene encoding 2-C-methyl-D-erythritol 4-phosphate cytidylyltransferase — protein sequence MTIVPVPRVGVIVVAAGSGTRLGAGGPKALVGLDGRSILHHALERVFAAPAAQVVVVAPAGREGDALTEVLATAGDRRDLVGVVTGGPTRQESVAAGLAALWADVEVVLVHDAARALTPPVVFERVIDAISAGAPAAIPVVPVVDTIKRVEGAEIVAAVDRSELAAAQTPQGFRRDVLDAAYDSATADFTDDAALVAAAGHEVAAVAGDALAFKVTTPDDLDRARALVAEHPSPRPAGTARLAAPHASPRVGIGTDVHAFGGEGALWLAGIEWPGEPALSGHSDGDAVAHAVVDALLAAAGLGDIGMHFGTDKPEYAGAHAAVFLARTRAILGEAGWRIGNVSVQFQANRPRFAARRAEAEAALSSALGGAPVSVSATTTDGLGFTGQGEGVAAYAVALIEPA from the coding sequence GTGACTATCGTTCCCGTCCCTCGCGTCGGCGTGATCGTCGTGGCCGCCGGTTCCGGCACCCGGCTCGGCGCCGGAGGTCCCAAAGCACTGGTGGGCCTCGACGGCAGGTCGATCCTGCACCACGCCCTGGAGCGCGTCTTCGCCGCGCCGGCGGCGCAGGTGGTCGTCGTCGCCCCGGCCGGCCGCGAGGGTGACGCGCTCACCGAGGTGCTCGCGACCGCCGGCGATCGTCGCGACCTCGTCGGCGTGGTCACCGGCGGGCCGACGCGGCAGGAGTCGGTCGCCGCCGGCCTCGCTGCGCTGTGGGCCGATGTCGAGGTGGTGCTGGTGCACGACGCCGCCCGGGCCCTGACGCCGCCCGTCGTGTTCGAACGCGTCATCGACGCGATCTCAGCGGGAGCGCCGGCCGCGATCCCCGTCGTGCCGGTGGTCGACACCATCAAGCGGGTCGAGGGCGCCGAGATCGTCGCAGCCGTCGATCGGTCCGAGCTCGCTGCCGCGCAGACGCCGCAGGGGTTCCGCCGCGACGTGCTCGATGCGGCATACGACTCGGCGACTGCCGACTTCACCGATGACGCTGCGCTCGTCGCCGCTGCCGGCCACGAGGTCGCGGCCGTGGCCGGAGATGCGCTCGCCTTCAAGGTCACGACACCCGACGACCTCGATCGCGCGCGTGCGCTCGTGGCGGAGCATCCGTCGCCCCGCCCTGCGGGCACGGCGCGACTCGCAGCTCCACACGCGAGCCCGCGCGTCGGCATCGGCACCGACGTGCACGCGTTCGGGGGAGAGGGCGCGCTCTGGCTCGCCGGCATCGAGTGGCCGGGTGAGCCGGCACTCTCGGGCCACTCCGACGGAGATGCGGTCGCCCATGCCGTCGTCGACGCGCTGCTCGCCGCGGCGGGGCTCGGTGACATCGGCATGCACTTCGGCACCGACAAGCCCGAGTACGCCGGCGCGCACGCCGCCGTCTTCCTGGCGCGCACCCGTGCCATCCTCGGCGAGGCAGGATGGCGCATCGGCAACGTGTCGGTGCAGTTCCAGGCGAACCGGCCGCGGTTCGCCGCGCGCCGGGCAGAAGCGGAGGCAGCGCTCTCAAGCGCCCTCGGCGGAGCACCGGTGTCGGTGTCGGCCACCACGACCGACGGGCTCGGGTTCACCGGCCAGGGCGAGGGCGTCGCGGCGTATGCCGTGGCCCTGATCGAACCCGCCTGA
- a CDS encoding DUF4032 domain-containing protein has protein sequence MPDALSITASSVDPGLLTLPWATPLAEWPSNTIVYLPKGISRHLVRFANLSGRVVAIKETTAEMARREYDMLGNLARLDVPCVERVAVIAGRTDADGTALPAALVTAHLKFSLPYRALFTQVLRPDTATRLVDALAALLVRLHNVGFFWGDVSLSNTLFRRDAGAFAAYLVDAETGELHESGLTPGQRAHDLDVARTNIAGEIMDLEAGGRLEGGVDAVAIADGIVSSYHSLWAALTDTETFRSDEAWRLTERVQRLNALGFDIGEMSIQTTADGTKVSIQPKVVDAGHHQRRLLRLTGLDVEENQARRLLNDLDEFRVRVSRLGDDEEMVAHEWLTRVFEPVVKAIPWDLRAKLEPAEVFHQLLEHRWYLSQAKGKSVPLAEALSSYIDDVLRHRRDEATLMGPPTETVPLTVITSAIPIVDDADDVDWRDLV, from the coding sequence ATGCCGGACGCACTGAGCATCACCGCGAGCAGCGTCGACCCCGGGTTGCTGACGCTGCCGTGGGCGACGCCTCTCGCCGAGTGGCCGTCGAACACGATCGTCTACCTCCCCAAGGGCATCTCGCGCCACCTGGTGCGCTTCGCGAACCTGTCGGGGCGGGTGGTGGCCATCAAGGAGACCACCGCCGAGATGGCGCGGCGCGAGTACGACATGCTGGGCAACCTCGCCCGTCTCGACGTGCCGTGCGTCGAGCGGGTGGCGGTGATCGCCGGTCGAACGGATGCCGACGGCACGGCGCTGCCCGCGGCGCTCGTCACCGCGCATCTGAAGTTCTCGCTCCCCTACCGGGCGCTGTTCACACAGGTGCTGCGGCCCGACACGGCCACGCGGCTGGTCGATGCACTCGCCGCGCTCCTCGTGCGGCTGCACAACGTGGGCTTTTTCTGGGGCGACGTCTCGCTGTCGAACACCCTCTTCCGTCGCGACGCGGGCGCCTTCGCTGCGTACCTGGTCGACGCCGAGACCGGCGAGCTGCACGAGAGCGGTCTCACGCCCGGCCAGCGCGCCCATGACCTCGACGTCGCGCGCACCAACATCGCCGGCGAGATCATGGACCTCGAGGCGGGCGGCCGACTCGAGGGCGGCGTCGACGCCGTCGCCATCGCCGACGGGATCGTCTCGTCGTACCACTCGCTGTGGGCGGCGCTCACCGACACCGAGACGTTCCGCTCCGACGAGGCGTGGCGCCTCACCGAACGCGTGCAGCGGCTGAACGCGCTCGGCTTCGACATCGGTGAGATGTCGATCCAGACCACCGCCGACGGCACGAAGGTGTCGATCCAGCCGAAGGTTGTCGACGCCGGGCATCACCAGCGGCGCCTCCTGCGCCTGACCGGGCTCGACGTCGAGGAGAACCAGGCCCGGCGCCTGCTGAACGACCTCGACGAGTTCCGCGTGCGCGTCTCACGCCTCGGCGATGACGAGGAGATGGTCGCCCACGAGTGGCTGACGCGCGTCTTCGAGCCGGTCGTGAAGGCGATCCCGTGGGATCTGCGGGCCAAGCTCGAGCCCGCCGAGGTGTTCCACCAGCTGCTCGAGCACCGCTGGTACCTGTCGCAGGCGAAGGGCAAGTCGGTGCCGCTCGCCGAGGCGCTCTCGAGCTACATCGACGATGTGCTGCGCCACCGCCGCGACGAGGCGACCCTGATGGGACCGCCGACCGAGACGGTTCCGCTGACGGTCATCACCTCGGCGATCCCGATCGTCGACGACGCGGACGACGTCGACTGGCGCGATCTCGTCTGA
- a CDS encoding DNA modification methylase, which produces MSSSVLGGSVKPRLIASLAVCAALALATTGCSMISPQATTIAYSAADGVNVPDSGPVQVRNAFIVATEDGAQGNLIAAFVNDTDSSETVTIEVGDSGADTITVRIPARTTVSLGADEPPILIEALDTLPGADTPGHFQSGDAEGSLASLPVLDGSLPYLTDLVPEAAVAE; this is translated from the coding sequence GTGTCGTCATCCGTCCTGGGAGGATCCGTGAAACCGCGCCTCATCGCGTCGCTCGCCGTCTGCGCCGCACTCGCCCTCGCCACGACGGGCTGCAGCATGATCTCGCCGCAGGCGACCACCATCGCCTACTCGGCCGCCGACGGCGTGAATGTGCCCGACTCCGGTCCGGTGCAGGTGCGCAACGCCTTCATCGTCGCGACCGAGGACGGTGCGCAGGGCAACCTCATCGCCGCCTTCGTCAACGACACCGACTCGAGTGAGACCGTCACCATCGAGGTCGGCGACAGCGGCGCCGACACCATCACGGTGCGCATCCCCGCTCGCACCACCGTCAGCCTCGGCGCCGACGAGCCACCGATCCTCATCGAGGCGCTCGACACGCTTCCCGGTGCCGACACCCCCGGCCACTTCCAGTCCGGCGACGCCGAGGGCTCGCTCGCGTCGCTCCCGGTGCTCGACGGCAGCCTGCCGTACCTCACCGACCTGGTCCCCGAGGCGGCCGTCGCGGAGTGA